The segment GCATTTTTTCACAACACAAACTTGTGATATTCATATCATATTGAAATAACTATATTAGTTATGTCGTTGATAGCTTTACTTCTTTTGGAAGATAATTCATACAAAACGAAAAAAAATACCTTTACTAAATTAAATCTAGCATGCCACAATGGATACTACACTTTGAATCAAAATGAATGAGCAACATTTCAAAAATGTATCTAGAACTTCAAGAAAATATATAGGCCGgacataatatttttgtaaatatatgttcaaatataattaagtaCTTACTTGATCTTTATGTAGCGGGTAGAGATTTGTGGTAAGGCTGAAGGGCCTTCCCTGAAACAATCATATCTAGTTAAACACTGTCACATAAATcgaaataatatagaaaaaaacaaTACATAAAATTGAAAGTCATAGAATTAAACTCACTGCTTATCACATGCAACCAATGTGAACCAAATTGGATGATCTCTTTCATTCACTACTCTAGTATTACCACTACTTTTACCTCCTGTTGTCTTAGTAGTAACTTGAATGTGTGCCACATTAATATTTCTTCCACCACCACTAGCATCACCACCACCGCTATAAGAAGGAGGaggaatatttttttcttttttatttcttccgCGCCGTCCCTTTGGCAAAGGCACATAATCATCGTCTGAAGTCACattctcctcttcttcttcttcttcttcttcttcttcttcttcttcttcttcttcttcttcttcttcttcttcttcttcttcttcctcttcttcctaTTCCTTGGCAtgttcctcttcctcttcctcttctttttggTGATCATGCCTAAAAATTAAGCATTATATACAAGGAACAAAATTATAGTATGTACTTCTTACTTGTTCGACATAACCTTGAgtcaaaatcttatttttgtaCTTGAGattttttacttataatatgTGCTCACTTTGTCTCAAATTATGTGAAACAATACTAAGTACGATGATTAAAACATCTTTGTTTGACCAAGAATTTGGGTATAAATTCTTcactttcttaaaatttaaatgtatacACAAAAAGTACTCTAAAGCAACATAGCTAATGAATCAAgataatacttttttaaaaatatatgtatatttgacTCCTCGAATAATAACACTTAAGCATATAATAGTATGGAGAGAGTATACTCAATGTATCCATATAGCATgaaccaaataaaaaataaagccAAAAATCAAAAGACAATGACCATTTTTACATATTAAGAAAGAGTAGTGTCTAGGACAatgatatttgttattttttatcagCACGAACATAAAGCAAACTCTTATCACCATAGACATATAGAAGAATAATCTAGGGTTGTAttagaaatgtttttttttcacaatttaAACCAACACTCAACATATGACCATCAGAATACTTGATTTCACTATTGTTTCGGATACAAATCCTTCAaaacatatttgaaaaaaaaaatatagtaagtcaacataaataattatttaaaaaattttgaaaactagACTCAAAGAAAACTTTTTCTCTTAACTATCTAAACTGTAACAGTTTTACATAAAAGAAATGACAAAGGGACTATATGACTCTCCATTCCATATTATGTGATAGCATTTTCATGtcctttcaaataaattttacatactagaagcaattttttttatataaatcacaataattaagaATTCAATACATTTGAATGTtatatgaaaatcaaaattagagaatataccTGATTTTTGGCAAAGGGGAAACACCTAATTCAGTATTGCATTCTGGACaaactttcaatttttcttcttttacctTTCTCATTATGCAATTCTTgcaaactataaaaatatttttaaaaaattaataaaattccattaaaatgatatataatgaatcgataaataaaaaaatgataaataaagaaaaaaatattaaaccataatacataaaaatatattagtgTTAATGACTAGGGACAAATGCAACAAACTGATCATACAAGAAagctaataaataaatagattgtTTAATTAAGCAATACGTAAAGTCAATTCATTTCACAAGAACAAATgatttatcaataaattaaaaaagaaacccctaaaattgaaaaaaaaatgaaaacttatatcatttatagaaataaattaatggaaacaactaaaaaaataaaaaaataaagatcatGAAATCACTTGTACAGATGATTTATCAAAcatcaatcaaatttaaaaactaaaccaaccccctcccccctcaaaaaaattacatctaaatcaatctttttaaaaa is part of the Solanum lycopersicum chromosome 1, SLM_r2.1 genome and harbors:
- the LOC138341833 gene encoding E3 ubiquitin protein ligase DRIP1-like, which gives rise to MITKKKRKRKRNMPRNRKKRKKKKKKKKKKKKKKKKKKKKKKKKKRRIGGGDASGGGRNINVAHIQVTTKTTGGKSSGNTRVVNERDHPIWFTLGRPFSLTTNLYPLHKDQDVNKLSSYLKKYLAQKLSLQSEDEVELRMLEMLIRPELPLKHLEKLWLCVAPHSGKRPVKVGASGEEFVMILKYSRSHPKLN